Proteins co-encoded in one Sulfurimonas sp. HSL1-2 genomic window:
- the amrA gene encoding AmmeMemoRadiSam system protein A, whose protein sequence is MTLQDLLLKLARASIEEKFGKPFPYSKEILLEQFPQLSEARATFVTINIDGDSLRGCIGSLLPHKTLFDDVVYNAQAAAFSDRRFFPLSESEYPYCSIEISILTLPEEVEYGDTEELKAKLRPGIDGVILQQGRHSATFLPQVWEEFPSFDQFFGQLGVKAGIRGFALDEHPAIFTYQVERFADVAPEEEYEVATDTPFPTPQAAEAGFYGALERGDLEAMLSVWADDEGVVCIHPGGERLQGREAVAGSWRAMLAGQQGVHFELEDVQTTREGLISIHSLRECVYVDGQLAGMALATNVYRQTQEGWRLFMHHTSPDPQVMGMSAVVMH, encoded by the coding sequence ATGACACTGCAAGACCTGTTGCTCAAGCTCGCCCGCGCTTCGATCGAAGAGAAATTCGGGAAACCCTTTCCCTACTCAAAAGAGATTCTGCTCGAGCAGTTCCCGCAGCTCTCGGAAGCACGTGCGACCTTTGTGACCATCAACATCGACGGTGACTCCCTGCGCGGCTGCATCGGGTCGCTGCTGCCGCACAAAACGCTCTTCGACGACGTCGTCTACAACGCCCAGGCCGCGGCCTTCAGCGACCGGCGCTTCTTCCCGCTGAGCGAAAGCGAGTACCCCTACTGCAGTATCGAGATCTCCATACTGACCCTGCCTGAAGAGGTGGAGTACGGCGACACGGAGGAGCTCAAAGCGAAACTAAGACCCGGCATCGACGGGGTGATCCTGCAGCAGGGCCGGCACAGCGCGACCTTCCTGCCGCAGGTGTGGGAGGAGTTTCCCTCGTTTGACCAGTTTTTCGGGCAGCTCGGCGTCAAGGCGGGGATCAGGGGGTTTGCGCTCGACGAGCACCCGGCCATCTTTACCTACCAGGTCGAACGCTTCGCTGACGTCGCGCCGGAGGAGGAGTACGAGGTGGCAACCGACACCCCTTTCCCCACCCCCCAGGCCGCAGAGGCGGGCTTTTACGGCGCCCTGGAACGGGGGGACCTGGAGGCGATGCTCTCGGTGTGGGCCGATGACGAGGGGGTCGTCTGCATCCACCCCGGCGGTGAACGCCTGCAGGGCAGGGAGGCGGTAGCCGGGAGCTGGCGCGCGATGCTGGCGGGGCAGCAGGGAGTCCATTTTGAGCTCGAAGACGTACAGACGACGCGCGAGGGGCTGATCAGCATCCACAGCCTCAGAGAGTGCGTCTACGTCGACGGCCAGCTGGCCGGGATGGCCCTGGCCACGAACGTCTACCGGCAGACGCAGGAGGGGTGGCGCCTCTTTATGCACCACACCTCTCCCGACCCGCAGGTCATGGGGATGAGCGCGGTGGTCATGCACTAA
- the trpB gene encoding tryptophan synthase subunit beta — translation MQKPYLETMPDANGFFGKFGGAFIPPQLEEPFREIREAYDKLSKSYEYLHELRKIRKHYQGRPTPVYYAKNLSEFCGGGQIYLKREDLNHTGAHKLNHCMAEALLAKYLGKKKLIAETGAGQHGVALATAAAYFGLECEIHMGEVDIAKEHPNVVRMKILGAKVVPATHGLKTLKEAVDSAFEAYLADTETQMFAIGSVVGPHPFPRMVRDFQSVVGIEAKEQFMEMTGKLPDHAVACIGGGSNAMGLFSGFIDDPVKLHGVEPMGKGEKLGEHAATLTYGEEGVMHGFNSIMLKDAEGNPAPVHSIGSGIDYPSVGPEHAYLREIGRTIVGTATDDEAVDAFYKLSQYEGIIPALESAHAVAYAMKLARSNPKDAILINLSGRGDKDIDYVIEHYPIPPKG, via the coding sequence ATGCAAAAACCGTATCTGGAGACCATGCCCGACGCGAACGGCTTTTTCGGCAAGTTCGGCGGTGCGTTCATCCCGCCCCAGCTCGAGGAGCCTTTCCGGGAGATCCGCGAGGCCTATGACAAACTGTCGAAATCCTACGAGTACCTGCACGAGCTGCGCAAGATCCGCAAGCACTACCAGGGGCGGCCGACACCGGTCTACTATGCGAAGAACCTGAGCGAGTTCTGCGGCGGCGGGCAGATCTACCTCAAGCGCGAGGACCTCAACCACACCGGCGCGCACAAGCTCAACCACTGCATGGCCGAAGCGCTGCTGGCCAAGTACCTGGGCAAGAAGAAGCTCATTGCCGAGACGGGGGCGGGGCAGCACGGGGTGGCGCTGGCGACGGCGGCGGCGTACTTCGGGCTGGAGTGCGAGATCCACATGGGCGAGGTGGACATCGCCAAGGAGCACCCCAACGTCGTGCGGATGAAGATCCTCGGCGCCAAGGTCGTCCCGGCGACGCACGGGCTCAAGACGCTGAAAGAGGCGGTCGACTCCGCGTTCGAGGCCTACCTGGCCGATACGGAGACCCAGATGTTCGCCATCGGCTCCGTCGTGGGGCCGCACCCCTTCCCGCGGATGGTGCGCGACTTCCAGTCCGTCGTCGGCATCGAGGCCAAGGAGCAGTTCATGGAGATGACGGGCAAGCTCCCCGACCACGCCGTGGCCTGCATCGGCGGCGGTTCTAACGCTATGGGGCTCTTTTCGGGCTTCATCGATGACCCGGTGAAGCTGCACGGCGTCGAACCGATGGGTAAGGGGGAGAAGCTCGGCGAACACGCCGCGACGCTCACCTACGGCGAAGAGGGGGTGATGCACGGTTTCAACTCCATCATGCTCAAAGACGCCGAGGGCAACCCGGCACCGGTGCACTCCATCGGTTCGGGCATTGACTACCCCTCCGTCGGGCCGGAACACGCCTACCTGCGCGAGATCGGGCGGACCATCGTCGGCACGGCGACGGATGACGAAGCCGTGGATGCCTTCTACAAGCTCTCGCAGTACGAGGGGATTATCCCGGCGCTCGAATCGGCCCACGCCGTCGCCTATGCGATGAAGCTGGCGCGCTCCAACCCCAAAGACGCCATCCTCATCAACCTCAGCGGGCGCGGGGACAAGGACATCGACTACGTCATCGAGCACTACCCCATCCCGCCGAAGGGGTGA
- a CDS encoding phosphoribosylanthranilate isomerase: protein MRVKITGITNLEDALAAVEEGADAIDFIFFQGSRRFITPEAAFKIVEQLPPFVEKVGIFVDSDAKYINKAIALSGITLAQIHFEATDALYGSLVAPHLRVVRAQREADIDYLGDRYRIVDVFGANTLQADGSLDLSWFEGRDCSKIILSGNLTPENVEQALPYGFYGVDVSTAVEREPGKKDREKMRAFIRAAKQC from the coding sequence ATGCGTGTAAAAATCACCGGCATCACCAATCTCGAGGACGCGCTGGCCGCCGTAGAAGAAGGCGCCGACGCCATCGACTTTATCTTTTTCCAGGGCTCGCGGCGCTTTATCACCCCCGAGGCGGCCTTCAAGATCGTCGAGCAGCTGCCCCCCTTCGTCGAGAAGGTCGGCATCTTCGTCGACAGCGATGCCAAGTACATCAACAAGGCGATCGCGCTCAGCGGCATCACCCTCGCCCAGATCCACTTCGAGGCGACGGACGCTTTGTACGGTTCGCTCGTCGCGCCGCACCTTCGCGTCGTGCGCGCCCAGCGCGAGGCCGACATCGACTACCTTGGCGACCGCTACCGCATCGTCGACGTCTTCGGTGCGAATACGCTACAAGCGGACGGCAGCCTGGACCTGTCGTGGTTCGAGGGCAGGGACTGCTCGAAGATCATCCTCTCGGGCAACCTAACGCCCGAAAACGTCGAGCAGGCCCTCCCCTACGGATTTTACGGCGTCGACGTCAGCACCGCGGTCGAGCGCGAACCGGGCAAAAAGGACCGCGAAAAGATGCGGGCCTTTATCCGTGCCGCCAAGCAGTGCTAG